The Bactrocera dorsalis isolate Fly_Bdor chromosome 2, ASM2337382v1, whole genome shotgun sequence region gagatcaaaaatcaaaattggaGCATTGGGAGTCGTGGAAGATGTCCCGTCTCAATAGCAAACTTTTCCAAATTTCTGAAGATGGCATCTTAAAAATAGGAGCTCTGTAATAACTTCTACAATGTTACCAAGTTCTTTTTCCTTTagaagaagatccatcaagacTACCCGAAATTACCTGCCCACTTGCCACCTTATGCCATCGATTTCGGCCTGAAAAACTAAATTGTAGTCGCCCAATTTCTCAATATGGATTACTACAGAAAAGCCCACTACTCTTCCTATTTCACGCTTTAATCCGTCGGTGAATATGTAAcgaactatatacatatatttgtatagaaCTATGTATAACACCTATGTATGTAGACAAAATAGACCATCTGGCAAGGTCTGTTCTGCAGAGGCCTTACTTTCAATGTGTTCTCTCCATCTTAGTTTTCTATTCATAATAATCTCAAGATACTTGACAGATCTTGAGAGTGCAACAGTTCTATCTCTTAATGAAGAGGGTTGAATTGAGAAATGTTTGTCCTCCTGGTTTAACCACATTGACAGTTGGGCCTTGCCCAGTTGGTGGAGGTATCAATGGCATCCCTATGAACCGGGATAAGGAATTAAGATTCCGCTCAACAAAAAAGGGAAGACATACTGAAGCCCAAATGGTTTGGTGGGATTTGTCGTATAATACGACCGTCGCAGATCCTTTCTATACTTTTTAACAAGTAAGAAGAAGgagaaaagaaataatatttttttgcaaactaTGCAGGTCTTTGGCTTCCCCTGCCGTCGGCATAAATTATCTTTAGAAACTGGGCTTACAAAGGTTAGGGCTGTTAGGGAATCTGTTCTGCTGAGAAAGAAATCGCCACTTCTCTCCATCTGTGCAGTTGACGATGGGGTGCTCGGGTTTTCTCTGGGCAGTTCCATTCGTCTCCTCGCCCGCGCTATTCCATAGTGTACAAAGTCAGGGCCAACACTCCGACGAAGGTATTGTCGCGACCTGGCGGTGACAAATCTTGAACTTGACGGTGACAAGCGAGCCATACCAATAACTATGCTGGATTTCATGAGCTGTTTGGGCAGCATCTTTAAAATTGTCTTCGTGGACGTTAcagttggaggatggagtcatgtgtagaagttcacgcaagtgaggaaagttctctgatcgccattcacttgggagtggcctgcaacgattcttttacatatgactcaagcagctcacgacttccggtctttgaccaagtatcctctgggtagcctaagaacatccgtttgaaggcgagctaaagtgagaaggcgaaacatcccctgcatagggttgtgcgctgggtttgggacccgccacgtaaaaaacacccccaatgaaaaggaaaaaacagcctcggatgagagaccccccttttgatgacgaccatggcaaacgaaataaggactatgatttgagagcatgcacctggaatgtccggtctcttaaaggtgccgctgcccagctggtagatgtcctcgtaaagataaaggctgacatcaccgccgtccaagaaatgcgatggacgggacaaggacagagacgagtaggtccttgtgacatttactacagtggccatataaaggagcgcaagtttggtgttggattcgtggtgggagagagactccgtcgccgagtactatcattcactccggagaatgaacgtctagccacaatccgcatcaaagcgaggttcttcaacatatcgctgatttgcgcccacgccccgacggaagagaaagacgatgtgaccaaagatgctttttatgaatgcttggagcgcacttatgagagatgcccccgccgcgatgttaaaatcgtgcttggcgacttcaaggccagggtgggcaaagaaggtatctttggcactacggtcggtaaattcagcctccacgaggaaacatcctcaaatgggttgaggctgatcgacttcgccggggcccgaaatatggttatatgtagtactagattccagcataagaagatacatcaagctacctggctgtctccggatcgaaaaaccaccaaccagatcgatcatgttgtgatagacggaagacacgtctccagtgttttagatgtgcgtgcgctccgaggtcctaacatcgactcggaccactatattgttgcagccaaaattcgcacccgcctctgtgcagcaaaaaacgcatgccaacaaacacaaggaaggttcgacgtcgagaagctgcaatcacaacagacagccgaacgattttctactcggcttgcactcctgctctctgagagcactcgtcaacaactcggtataagggaactgtgggacggcatttcaaacgccttacgtacagctgcaaccgaaaccattggttttcggaaagtacaaaagaacagctggtacgacgaggagtgccgtgtcgcagcggagagaaaacaggctgcctacctcgcaacgttacgatcgaccacaacacgtgcgggatgggataaataccgagagttgaagagggaagcgagacgcatttgcagacagaagaagaaaaaagtccgaaatgcgtgagtactgtagaacccccaaaggtgatctagccaccgatgcccagagcatacttagattatggagggaacacttctccagcctgctgagtgaacacataacaccaggagaaggcgaacccgattccccaatcgatgacgatggagcagacgttccattacccggccatgaagaagttcgaataagtagcagttgcccgcctgaagaacaacaaagcggcaggggccgacggattgccagccgagctattcaaacacggcggcgaagaactgataaggagcatgcatcagcttctttgcaaaatatggtcggatgaaagcatgcccaacgattggaatttaagtgtgctatgcccaatccataaaaaaggagaccccacaatctgcgccaactaccgtgggataagccttctcaacatcgcgtacaaggttctatcgagcgtattgtgtgaaagattaaagcccaccgtcaacaaactgattggaccttatcagtgtggcttcagacctggtaaatcaacaaccgaccagatattcaccatgcgccaaatcttggaaaagacccgtgaaaggagaatggacactcaccacctattcgtcgatttgaaagctgctttcgacagcatgaaaaggagctgcctttatgccgcgatatctgaatttggtatccccgcaaaactaatacgactgtgtaaactgacgttgagcaacacgaaaagctccgtcaggatcgggaagaacctctccgagccgttcgataccaaacgaggtttcagacaaggcgactccctatcgtgcgactttttcaatctgctgctggagaaaattattagagctgcagaactgaatcgagcaggtacaatcttttataagagtgtacagctgctgtcgtatgccgatgatattgatatcatcggtctcaacacccgcgccgttagttctgctttctccagactgaacaaggaagcaacgcaaatgggtctggcagtgaacgagggcaagacgaaatatctcctgtcatcaaacaaacagtcgtcgcactcgcgacttggctctcacgtcactgttgacagtcataactttgaagttatagataatttcgtctatcttggaaccagcgtaaacaccaccaacaatgtcagcctggaactCCAAcccaggattactcttgccaacaggtgctacttcggactgagtaggcaattgaaaagtaaagtcctctctcgacgaacaaaaaccaaactctacaagtcgctcataattcccgtcctgctatatggtgcagaggcttggacgatgacaacaaccgatgattcgacgttgcgagttttcgagagaaaagttctgcgaaagatttatggtcctttgcgcgttggccacggcgaacatcgcattcgatggaacgatgagctgtacgagatatacgacgacattgacatagttcagcgaattaaaagacagcggctacgctggctaggtcatgttgtccggatggatgaaaacactccagctctgaaagtattcgacgcagtacccgccacgggaagcagaggaagaggaagacctccactcccttggaaggaccaagtggagaaagacctggcctcgcttggaatatccaattggcgccacgtagcgaagagaagaaacgactggcgcgctgttgttgactcggctataatcgcgtaagcggtgtctacgccagtaaagaagaagaggacgTTACAGTCAGTCTCCACCATAGAGGGTATGAAGAGGGGCAATTTCCGAAGCGAGCCATGTCGGTTTTAAACACGGACCTAATAAAGGACGATAAGAAGATTAGATTCGTTAGACCATCGCTGATCGCAAGCAGGGTCTGTTGCACTGCAGACATGCTCCCTAGGGATCTACCAGTGTCGATTAAAGAGTAGTTGACGGGCGGGTCACCTCTGCGTAAGACTTCTTATTCCCCTTTGCTTCGTCACTCGTGATGTTCTTCTTACCGGCTCCGGCAACTATTTGTCTATTATAGTCACGCTCAGTCGGTCCCTTGCAAGAGACGAGAGGCTTCACTTTCTTTGAACATTTAGCAAGGTCGTGTTTCTAAGTTGTTTATCTggaagtttcttattttttgggAGGGACCATTAGTAAGCAGTATCTGGAACTCACGAACACTCTGCAAACTGCTCAGACTTGGCGACCAGTAATGACtcaagcaaattttttatatcctgCTCTGATGTGAAAAGTTTTCCTGCATATTCATTCATGGTCTGGACTATAAGACGGTTGAGGCAAAACTTTCCAACCGCTTTCTTATCATAGGCTATCTTCCATTTCTCGAATGGCTGACCCTAAAGTTTTGTCCACCCAGATTTCGTTGTAAGCGATTTCTGTTTGTGGGAGTAGTATAAAAGTAAAGTGTACGCCATAAAATCTTTGATCAACATTCGAGCCGGAATCATCACTTTACTACCGGAGATACTTGAAAAAGTAAtggaaaaaacataaaaaatatgaacgaaATAAATCTTGATGTCATATAACAATCTGAACTCATCCATCTACTACCCAACATGATGAATGACGTAATCTTTATTATATGAGCCTTGGGTGCACCCTATATATACACATAGACATCAGATTCAATCATTGAActgtagaaaaaataaaataaaaccgaAAACTTTTACATCAAGCTatcaattataaataatattttgatctCGCCGAAGGCTTTATATCTAATGTAAGTTTGGATTGGTAACTAAAGATTTTATAGATCATATTCTTGCTTCGAAATCACATGTCTACCGGCCcctgaaaatttgtattaaaacaaatttcagaACGCAATGGCTGCAGCTTCAACATCTGATAGTACGGACGACGTTTTCAAGCAACACAAAGTTGTGCCTGACGTCATACCAGTGGCGCCGAAACAATATCTAAAGGTTGAAAAATCAATTGCATATGGCTTTACAAATAACTAACGATTTTTTTAGGTCAGTTACAAAAATGTATTGGCTGAAAATGGAAAGGAGCTAACACCGACACAGGTGGCAGTACAGCCCTCGATCGAATGGAATGCCGAAAACGATGCTTTTTATACGATAATTATGACAGATCCGGATGCACCAAGCCGCAGCAATCCGAAATTTCGTGAATTTAATCACTGGTTGGTTACCAATATTCACGGAACGGACATTAGTAGTGGTGATGTCTTAACCGCGTATGTAGGGTCTGGCCCACCACAGGGGACTGGTCTCCATCGATATGTTTTCTTAGTATACAAACAACCAGCCGAAATACGCTTCCAGGAAACTCGCGTACCAAAAAATAGTAGTCAAAATAGACCGAACTTTAGTGCAACGAAATTTGCGAAGAAATATAAATTGGGTGATCCCATTGCAGGAAATTTCTTTCAGGCGCAGTGGGACGAGTATGTTCCTACTGTGCATAGGCAATTATCTGGAAAGAAATAAACTTAAGTGTAGTTTAAATgcctctttaaaaaataaaaaattacaagtgcataaataacttaacataagtatgtacatatatggttttAAAACCCACTTCCATAGTTGCTTTCACGTACTTTTTAGTGATCATTGTGCTGGAGgataatattaagggctaaaattttcagggaattttcaACATAAGAATAATATGtcattacaaatattaatactCCTCGAATTTCAATACCAGAactcacagattgaccgataagttttgtaaaaaaaatcagccaaatgcCCTGGGGTCCAGATATTTGGCGCCTGGGTTCTAAAAAagttatagatatgtatgtaagtatacgtATATtcgacttttttatataaatacctaCCACCACTTGTCCAATTTTCACCCGAACTGGGATTTATATCGCTTCCCTAATATATTGTTTCTAAAATTTAATGCTTATGGCGCAATTATTTAGtgagttatcgcacttttagtaattttcaacataaccgttaTATGGAAAGTGGCCGTGGTTATTATCTGATTTTACCCATTCTCACAGCGTGAGAAGAAGTTCTAAAAATGCTACTTCTCAGCAAGTTTTGGTGATTAAACTGAACCACTGTaggaagatatgtatattaaaccaATTAGGGGCGGGGACATGCccactttgaaaaaaattttagtcaaCAGATGTTGCATGCCACTGCAATCCGCTGtatgtatcttaatttagtgcttagttttGGAACTTTGTAGGGTTTCGTTTGCAATACCAAAACTCCCTTGGGTGCCAAGGAACATATGTGTcaagttttatcaagatatctggaattttactcaagttatcgcttggaCGAActgacagtcacccggatttcaactcatctTGTCAAGCTAATCACCTTTATGTATGTGGGATTGCTACAACAATAAGCAACACTGAATGTGAACGTTGACTTTagggattacatgggtttacgggtttcaaaaattcgaatttttttattatcttattaaattccacaacacctctagaatattgtcctaaatttaagttgatctgagtaatagtttcagagatacagccttgacAACTTgtacgctcgaggctagctaaaCTAAGTGCGCGGTCTTTAAACGcgcttttctcgaaactgtgttatTGAAGTCGGTTGGTAAGAATTTCTCGAGAATTACTGAAATTTTACGCAGGTTTTTGATATACAATTCTcaaagacttggacgaaagaTTTTTTCTAtgacaactatttgaaaaaaaatttcgcgaaattttcactgaaattttcattcttttgtaaaaatgtgtgccaaaaatccaattttcattttttttcctcCGATCCTGTAAGAAGTTATTCTACCatctttttccgaggggtcaccagAAATGCcatcgcaatggccgagtttaaaatattttttacacaaatttcagaatttctttgctaataatgcatatttataacaataaataattctaataaaatatttcgtttttatatgagaaaaaaattattaaaaaaaaagctgttTTTAACCCGAGGAAACCAATTTAACCCCTTTACTAATGATTTGATCGTACGAGACGAGGACATAAACAGTGACACTAAACGTTAGAGATTCaacttattttcggagatgcagccgattttgtgacgtggcgtccgtgttcactagaattgtctcctaaactttaaacgcgtttttctcgaaactactttttctgaggtggttgacatgatatctcaagttctactgaaccgattcctttgaaatttggtatatatcttctttatacaatgctctatcgtgtctgccttggaaattcgaaaaattcgaaaaggtcgaaaaaatcgggtaaaaaaaaacatgttttttttaagttgacgccattttttttttttttgaaaatggtcaatccgataacgacatccttactaatgaagaattttcttgttttttgtgttttagatctctacaagggttgaaatcacgtcaaccaGGACGCACCGTTTTTTTTGAAGCCCTCACTCCACCCGCCCGTATCTCgacaaattttggtttttttcttgcaattttttttcatattattaaaatgtctataaaaaacgtataaaaaattgatagtaaaaatgtttttcattttttttatcttagtttaaaaaatgcctaaaattcatgcgtctagagcggaatacccccttaaattaaataaattctttaaaattaattgaaactgAAACCCCACACATATATAACTCCATATCTATCTCCCcccccctgcatagggttgtgcgctgggtttgggacccgccacgtaaaaaaacacctcaGTGAATAGTTGTAACcagcctcgaatgagagaccccccttttgatgacgaccatggcaaacgaaataaggactacgaattgagggcatgcacctggaatgtccggtcccttaactgggaaggtgccactgcccagctggttgatgtcctcgtgaaaacaaaggctgacatcaccaccgtccaagaaatgcgatggacgggacaaggacagagacgagtaggtccttgtgacatttactacagtggctatataaaggagctcaggtttggtgtgggattcgtggtgggagagagactccgtcgccgagtactatcattcactgcggtgaatggacgtctagccacaatccgcatcaaagcgaggttcttcaacatatcgctgatttgcgcccacgccccgacggaagagaaggacgatgtgaccaaagatgccttttatgaatgcttggagcgcacttatgtgagatgcccccgttacatgtaaaaatcgtgcttggcgacttcaacgccagggtgggcaaagaaggtatataTGGCACTActgtcggtaaattcagcctccacgaggaaacatccccaaatgggttgaggctgatcgacttcgccggagcccgaaatatggttatctgtagtactagattccagcataagaagatccaccAAGCTACctagctgtctccggatcgaaaaactaccaaccagatcgatcatgttgtgatagacggaagacacgactccagtgttttagacgtgcgtgcgctccgaggtcctatcatcgactcggaccactatcttgttgcagctaagattcgcacccgcctctgtgcagcaaaaaacgcacgccaacaaacacaaggaaggttcgacgtcgagaagctgcaatcacaacagacagccgaacgcttctctactcggcttgcactcctgctctctgagagcactcgtcaacaactcggtataagggaactgtgggatggcatttcaaactccttacgtacagctgcaaccgaaaccattggttttcggaaagtgcaaaagaacagctggtacgacgacgagtgccgtgtcgcagcggagagaaaacaggctgcctacctcgcaacgttacgatcgaccacaacacgtgcgggatgggatagataccgagagttgaagagggaagcaagacgcatttgcagacagaagaagaaagaggccgaaatgcgtgagtacgaacagcttgataagctggccgacaggggtaatgctcgaaaattctatgaaaagatgcggcggcttacacaaggtttcaaaaccggagcatactcct contains the following coding sequences:
- the LOC105221916 gene encoding protein D2, which codes for MAAASTSDSTDDVFKQHKVVPDVIPVAPKQYLKVSYKNVLAENGKELTPTQVAVQPSIEWNAENDAFYTIIMTDPDAPSRSNPKFREFNHWLVTNIHGTDISSGDVLTAYVGSGPPQGTGLHRYVFLVYKQPAEIRFQETRVPKNSSQNRPNFSATKFAKKYKLGDPIAGNFFQAQWDEYVPTVHRQLSGKK